A DNA window from Niabella yanshanensis contains the following coding sequences:
- a CDS encoding family 43 glycosylhydrolase: MPRFSNNTALVCIVFPILFQISAIKSIKHKVPENPNFICEKSFWGSSDSGYLFTYFTGNSKEDEAIRFAISTDGYHFQALNNNQPVIASSAISATGGVRDPHILRGADGKTFYMVATDMVSANGWDSNRAMVLLKSTNLVNWTSAIINIPQTFKAFEKVNRVWAPQTIYDAQKGKYMVYWSMRAGNDPDVIYYAYTNKEFTALETEPKQLFFSPNNGACIDGDIVEKNGRFHLFFKTEGQGAGIKVAVSDKLTEGYTLRDSYVQQTKDPVEGAGVFKLNDGSGYILMYDVYTKGRYQFTKTTDLENFKVVDEQVSMNFHPRHGTVLPITRQEMERLTAKWLSVADVLGSAQSKQIKKNNIVLDTVAKKLWLPVLDNTALNPFDPQFKNFPGVKISASGSDFSKKPVAYTVSITGRKPETWQVQVLQNGNPVLAGYYADPEILYSEKTKRYYIYPTSDGFTGWAGNYFKVFSSADLTNWKDEGVMLDLPKQVSWANRNAWAPCIIEKKINGQYKYFYYFTAAQKIGVAVADEPTGPFVDSGKPLVAAKPAGIKGGQEIDPDVFTDPQTGKSYLYWGNGYMAVAELNEDMTSFKTDAPQIIKVDKTYREGTYVFYRKGTYYFMWSEDDTRSPNYRVRYGTATSPTGPLTIPADNIVIQKNEAEGIYGAGHNSVIQIPGTDDWYIVYHRFTYPNGIKMGSAAGYNREVCIDKLVFNADGSIRQTIPTHKGVTAIK, from the coding sequence ATGCCCAGATTCTCAAATAACACGGCCCTGGTATGTATTGTATTTCCAATCTTATTCCAGATTTCTGCAATAAAAAGTATAAAGCATAAAGTTCCGGAAAATCCAAATTTTATTTGTGAAAAATCATTTTGGGGGAGTTCTGATTCAGGCTACCTTTTTACTTATTTTACAGGTAACAGTAAAGAGGATGAAGCCATCCGTTTTGCGATCAGTACCGATGGCTACCATTTCCAGGCACTCAATAATAACCAGCCGGTAATAGCATCTTCAGCTATCAGCGCTACGGGAGGCGTACGTGATCCGCATATTTTGAGAGGCGCAGATGGTAAGACCTTTTATATGGTTGCTACCGATATGGTGTCTGCCAATGGCTGGGATTCTAACCGGGCGATGGTATTGCTTAAATCAACCAACCTGGTAAACTGGACCTCAGCAATAATTAATATTCCGCAGACCTTCAAGGCTTTTGAAAAAGTAAACAGGGTCTGGGCGCCTCAAACTATTTACGATGCTCAAAAGGGTAAATACATGGTTTATTGGTCGATGCGGGCTGGTAATGATCCTGATGTGATTTACTACGCGTATACTAATAAAGAATTTACAGCATTAGAAACAGAACCTAAACAGTTATTTTTTAGTCCGAACAACGGCGCCTGCATTGACGGAGATATTGTAGAGAAAAACGGCAGGTTCCACCTGTTCTTTAAAACTGAAGGCCAGGGCGCTGGTATAAAAGTGGCCGTTTCGGACAAACTAACGGAAGGATATACGCTGCGCGACTCCTATGTACAGCAAACCAAAGACCCGGTTGAAGGGGCTGGTGTGTTTAAGCTCAATGATGGCAGCGGGTATATTTTAATGTATGATGTGTATACCAAAGGGCGTTACCAGTTTACTAAAACAACAGATCTTGAAAATTTTAAAGTGGTGGATGAGCAGGTATCTATGAACTTTCATCCGCGGCACGGAACAGTGTTGCCCATTACCCGGCAGGAAATGGAGCGTTTAACGGCGAAATGGTTGAGTGTTGCGGATGTGTTAGGCTCCGCGCAATCCAAACAAATTAAAAAGAACAACATCGTGCTGGACACGGTGGCTAAGAAATTATGGTTGCCTGTTTTGGATAATACCGCACTCAACCCATTCGATCCGCAGTTCAAGAATTTCCCGGGGGTAAAGATCTCGGCGTCTGGCTCAGATTTTTCCAAAAAACCGGTGGCTTATACTGTTTCGATAACAGGCCGCAAGCCCGAGACCTGGCAGGTACAGGTATTACAGAACGGGAATCCGGTATTAGCCGGTTACTATGCTGATCCCGAGATCCTGTATTCCGAAAAAACCAAAAGGTATTATATCTATCCTACCAGTGATGGTTTTACGGGGTGGGCAGGCAATTATTTTAAAGTATTTTCATCAGCTGATCTCACTAACTGGAAAGATGAAGGCGTGATGTTGGATCTGCCCAAACAGGTGAGCTGGGCCAACCGCAATGCCTGGGCGCCCTGTATTATTGAAAAGAAGATTAATGGTCAATATAAATACTTCTATTATTTCACAGCAGCCCAGAAAATAGGCGTTGCCGTGGCGGATGAGCCAACGGGACCATTTGTTGATTCAGGCAAGCCACTGGTGGCAGCCAAGCCCGCCGGAATAAAAGGGGGGCAGGAAATTGACCCGGATGTTTTTACAGACCCTCAAACCGGCAAAAGCTACCTCTACTGGGGGAATGGCTATATGGCGGTAGCGGAGCTGAATGAGGATATGACCTCATTTAAAACGGACGCCCCTCAAATTATTAAGGTAGATAAAACCTACCGCGAAGGAACTTATGTTTTCTACAGGAAGGGAACTTATTACTTCATGTGGAGCGAAGATGATACCCGTAGCCCTAATTACCGGGTACGATACGGCACGGCTACCTCACCAACCGGCCCGCTGACGATACCTGCTGATAATATCGTGATACAAAAAAATGAAGCGGAGGGTATTTATGGAGCCGGTCATAACTCGGTAATACAAATTCCAGGAACGGACGACTGGTATATCGTCTATCATCGCTTTACTTATCCTAACGGTATAAAAATGGGCAGTGCTGCCGGGTATAACCGCGAGGTATGCATCGATAAGCTGGTATTTAATGCAGATGGCTCTATACGGCAAACGATTCCTACACATAAAGGAGTAACTGCCATAAAATAA
- a CDS encoding sugar-binding domain-containing protein, with protein sequence MARFLFLFTLLVATNCFAQPGFGDAHKINNGWQFTLNSTDSVAEKPAQSASWQTVDLPHDWSVRQKLDPKNASSMGYLPGGIGWYKKDVVIPTSDKKVYLYFEGVYNRSEVLVNGQSVGKRPNGYISFMYDITPFIKAGKTNEILVKADHHRDADSRWYTGSGIYRDVWLVYANPVHIAQWGVYAYPQVADASAVLNIETAIENKDAKEQQLTVVQELVGPDKKVVGKSSTAVTVAANSLGKAVAAIKVANPKLWSLNNPTLYTLRTKVLQAGKQIDASVTTTGFRKLSFDANKGFALNDKWMKVKGVCLHHDAGVLGAAMYKEVWRRRLFNLKEVGVNAIRTSHNPQATVVYELCDELGLLVMDEAFDEWEFPKRKWLEGWNAGTPGYQGNYDFFPEWGEKDLADMVRRDRNHISIFAWSIGNEVDYPNDPYSHPVLDGGAQTGFTQKIFGGYKKDAPDAMRLGVIAKKLAAVVKQYDRSRPVTAGLAGVAMSNETEYPSALDIAGYNYTENRYTSDHKKYPNRVIFGSENRHDLSAWKAVTDNEHIFGQFLWTGIDYLGESGRWPSRGFYSGLLDFGGFIKPRGFFRQSLWAENPMAYIGTYLVKGGNSSQDVLSQSEGKKDEYLSMDAWASWNYKEGQTVRVVCYTNTAKARLLLDNKEVGAIKEYDGKTGIIYWDIPFKPGNLKVEGLNDADKVVDAYTVATAGEPSDLQIINESKKDDQIKQVAVQMVDAKGNPVYTEDANITCTVSGGELLGLEAGDNSDMGDYTDNVQRTFRGRLLAYVKKNQKAGPIKITFSTPGLKSVMINL encoded by the coding sequence ATGGCCCGCTTTCTTTTTCTCTTTACGCTCCTCGTTGCAACAAACTGCTTCGCTCAACCCGGATTTGGCGATGCTCATAAGATCAACAACGGTTGGCAATTTACTTTGAATAGTACAGACTCTGTAGCTGAAAAGCCCGCTCAGTCTGCGTCCTGGCAAACTGTAGACCTGCCTCATGACTGGAGTGTACGGCAGAAGCTGGACCCCAAAAATGCCAGCAGCATGGGCTACCTGCCCGGAGGCATCGGCTGGTATAAAAAAGACGTAGTAATACCCACATCGGATAAAAAGGTATACCTCTATTTCGAAGGAGTGTATAATCGCAGCGAGGTTTTGGTGAACGGGCAATCGGTAGGTAAACGGCCTAATGGCTATATCTCTTTTATGTATGATATTACTCCGTTTATAAAAGCAGGCAAGACTAATGAAATATTGGTGAAAGCTGATCATCACCGCGATGCGGATTCGCGCTGGTATACGGGATCCGGTATTTACCGGGATGTGTGGCTGGTATATGCCAACCCGGTACATATAGCGCAGTGGGGCGTTTACGCTTACCCGCAGGTAGCAGATGCGTCCGCTGTGTTGAATATTGAAACGGCTATTGAAAATAAAGATGCTAAAGAACAACAACTAACAGTAGTGCAGGAACTGGTAGGACCTGATAAAAAAGTGGTTGGCAAAAGCAGTACTGCTGTTACAGTGGCGGCTAATAGTTTGGGTAAAGCTGTTGCGGCAATAAAAGTGGCAAATCCCAAACTTTGGAGTTTAAACAACCCCACATTATATACACTGCGCACCAAAGTGCTTCAAGCCGGTAAGCAAATAGATGCATCGGTAACTACTACCGGTTTCAGAAAGCTCAGCTTTGATGCCAATAAAGGGTTTGCCTTGAACGATAAATGGATGAAAGTAAAGGGTGTTTGCCTGCATCACGATGCCGGTGTTTTGGGCGCGGCTATGTACAAAGAGGTTTGGCGCCGCCGTTTATTTAATTTAAAGGAAGTAGGGGTAAACGCTATCAGAACCAGTCATAATCCGCAGGCAACGGTGGTTTATGAATTATGCGATGAGCTGGGTTTACTGGTAATGGATGAGGCTTTTGATGAGTGGGAGTTTCCGAAACGTAAATGGCTGGAGGGCTGGAACGCGGGTACACCGGGCTACCAGGGTAATTATGATTTTTTCCCGGAGTGGGGCGAAAAAGACCTGGCGGATATGGTGCGCAGGGACAGGAACCATATTTCCATATTTGCCTGGAGCATTGGTAATGAGGTAGACTATCCCAACGATCCTTATTCTCACCCCGTTTTGGATGGCGGTGCGCAAACGGGGTTCACACAAAAAATATTCGGCGGCTATAAGAAAGATGCACCGGACGCGATGCGCCTGGGTGTGATTGCCAAAAAGCTGGCAGCTGTGGTAAAACAGTACGACCGGTCCCGCCCGGTAACTGCAGGCCTGGCCGGTGTTGCTATGTCCAACGAAACGGAATACCCGTCGGCATTGGATATAGCGGGTTATAACTATACGGAAAACCGTTATACCAGCGATCATAAAAAATACCCCAACCGCGTCATATTTGGTAGCGAAAACCGGCACGACCTGAGCGCCTGGAAAGCCGTTACAGATAACGAACACATATTCGGACAATTTTTATGGACAGGCATCGACTACCTTGGTGAATCGGGTAGATGGCCCTCGCGCGGCTTTTATTCAGGTCTGTTAGACTTTGGCGGATTTATTAAGCCAAGAGGCTTTTTCAGACAATCGCTCTGGGCCGAAAACCCGATGGCTTATATAGGTACTTACCTGGTAAAGGGTGGCAACAGTTCGCAGGATGTGCTCTCACAATCGGAGGGAAAGAAAGATGAGTATTTGTCGATGGACGCCTGGGCATCATGGAACTATAAAGAAGGACAAACTGTAAGAGTAGTATGCTATACGAATACAGCGAAAGCAAGATTGCTGCTGGATAATAAAGAGGTAGGAGCTATAAAAGAGTACGATGGTAAAACCGGTATTATTTATTGGGACATCCCGTTCAAGCCGGGAAACCTTAAAGTAGAAGGTTTGAATGATGCGGATAAAGTAGTAGATGCTTATACCGTTGCAACTGCCGGTGAGCCATCTGATTTACAAATCATAAATGAGAGTAAGAAAGATGACCAGATAAAGCAGGTAGCTGTGCAGATGGTGGATGCCAAAGGAAACCCGGTTTACACGGAAGACGCCAATATTACCTGTACTGTATCAGGGGGTGAGCTGCTGGGACTGGAAGCAGGTGATAACAGCGATATGGGCGACTATACCGATAACGTTCAAAGAACCTTCAGAGGCAGGTTGCTGGCTTATGTAAAAAAGAATCAAAAAGCGGGGCCGATTAAAATAACCTTTAGCACACCCGGCTTAAAAAGTGTAATGATAAACCTTTAA
- a CDS encoding helix-turn-helix domain-containing protein, translating into MARRVLTHNFSLLHVDKVLLNKKWNYKNVISPYIRIYYIDEGEGFISTFEEKLKLEDGYFYIIPSFTLCNLECVTTLSQYFIHCFEESPSGLSLFQNYRKPIKIKAQSIYASSIKQLLKINPNRKIYRSDNPKVYEQNTFYREYQDLNNKQSEAEFMETQGILLQLIAQFISHTNLTTDYTSKIPSTILDTIRYIQINLSSDIRVSHLAQRANLQIDHFSRIFAKHTGERPKEYIQNKRIERAQYLIMTTKKSFSQIADDIGFQNLPYFFRVFKKLTRVTPGEYALKNHF; encoded by the coding sequence ATGGCAAGAAGAGTTTTAACCCATAATTTTTCACTGCTTCATGTGGACAAAGTTCTACTTAACAAAAAGTGGAACTACAAAAACGTAATCAGCCCATATATCCGTATTTATTACATTGACGAGGGAGAAGGTTTCATTTCCACTTTTGAAGAGAAACTAAAACTGGAAGATGGATATTTTTATATTATTCCCAGCTTCACGCTGTGTAATCTTGAATGCGTAACTACCCTTAGCCAATATTTTATTCATTGCTTCGAGGAATCTCCTTCAGGTTTGTCACTATTTCAAAATTACAGGAAGCCTATTAAAATAAAAGCTCAATCAATATATGCAAGTAGTATTAAGCAGCTTTTAAAGATTAATCCGAATAGAAAAATATACCGTTCAGACAATCCAAAAGTATATGAACAAAACACATTTTATCGGGAATACCAGGATCTTAATAACAAACAATCAGAAGCCGAATTCATGGAAACACAGGGCATACTGCTTCAATTAATTGCCCAGTTTATTTCACATACCAATTTAACAACCGATTATACTTCTAAAATACCATCAACCATATTAGATACCATCAGATACATACAGATAAACCTTTCATCAGATATTAGAGTAAGTCATTTAGCCCAAAGAGCGAACTTGCAAATCGACCATTTTTCGAGAATCTTTGCAAAACATACCGGAGAGCGGCCGAAGGAATATATTCAAAATAAGCGAATTGAACGCGCTCAGTATCTGATTATGACAACAAAAAAATCCTTTTCGCAAATCGCAGATGATATTGGGTTTCAAAACCTGCCTTATTTTTTTAGAGTTTTTAAAAAATTAACCCGGGTAACCCCTGGTGAATATGCTCTTAAGAATCATTTTTAA
- a CDS encoding RagB/SusD family nutrient uptake outer membrane protein, with translation MSSCKRDYLDIVPDNVATIENAFANRNEAQKYLATLYSKLPQESYIYENPGLLAGDEFWTYWPITSLSRLPSTPQNIARGNQGVNDPLLSYWSGTQNGKPTFIGIRDCNIFLENVSNSDKISDLTADMRQRWIGEAQFLKAYYHFYLLRMYGPIPIIDKNLPIDATTEEVRVERQPIDEVVNYIVKLLDTAASNLPVVIQNRTTELGRITKLIALSTKARVLTTAASPLFNGNTDYRSFTTEDGTSYFSQTMDISKWERAARACKEAIEACEAAGLKLYYFNDPLVNVSSRVRKEMDIRNAIGEKWNQELIWGFTNGTGSSIQEQCMPRLDPNRLSNESNFGQLAPSFKMAELFYTKNGVPINEDKTWDFGNRLELKTAAPADSHYIQDGYVTAGLNFEREPRFYANMAFDGSLWYMQNGTFKVQAKAGQLQSRKAAFGYSITGYFTKKLVSWKYVIQDGQAHSTEQYPWPVIRLADLYLMYAECLNEWQGPGAADILLYLDRVRLRAGLPGVIESWTNFSTDPAKYLNKQGLRSIIHQETLIEFAFEGHRFWDLRRWKEAATVLNTPQYGWDIEQSDAASYYRKKLLFQQKFQAPRDYFWPLRQYDLIVNPNLIQNPGW, from the coding sequence ATGAGTAGCTGCAAAAGAGATTATCTTGATATTGTTCCGGATAATGTTGCAACAATTGAAAACGCATTTGCGAACAGAAATGAAGCCCAGAAATATTTGGCAACTTTATATTCAAAGCTTCCGCAGGAAAGCTACATTTATGAAAATCCGGGTTTATTGGCCGGGGACGAATTTTGGACTTATTGGCCTATAACATCTCTAAGCAGATTACCATCAACGCCTCAAAATATTGCCCGGGGAAATCAAGGTGTTAACGATCCCTTATTGAGCTATTGGAGTGGAACCCAGAATGGAAAGCCGACATTTATAGGCATTCGTGATTGTAATATTTTTCTTGAAAATGTAAGTAATTCTGATAAAATATCAGATTTAACAGCAGATATGAGACAACGTTGGATTGGGGAAGCCCAGTTCTTAAAGGCATACTATCATTTCTATTTGCTACGGATGTATGGGCCGATACCAATTATAGACAAAAATCTGCCGATAGATGCGACTACAGAGGAGGTTCGGGTTGAAAGACAACCTATAGATGAAGTAGTGAATTATATTGTTAAATTACTTGATACCGCTGCTTCTAACTTACCGGTGGTAATTCAGAATCGCACAACTGAATTGGGTAGAATAACTAAACTAATAGCACTTTCCACCAAAGCCAGAGTTTTGACAACTGCCGCCAGTCCGCTTTTTAACGGGAATACAGACTATAGGTCTTTTACTACAGAAGACGGCACTTCTTACTTTTCGCAAACAATGGATATTTCTAAATGGGAAAGGGCAGCAAGAGCATGTAAAGAAGCGATAGAGGCTTGTGAAGCAGCAGGTTTAAAGCTTTATTATTTTAATGACCCATTGGTCAATGTTTCCTCACGTGTTCGAAAGGAAATGGACATAAGGAATGCTATTGGTGAAAAATGGAACCAGGAACTAATTTGGGGCTTTACAAACGGAACGGGATCTTCAATTCAGGAGCAATGTATGCCAAGGCTGGATCCGAACCGGTTGAGTAATGAAAGTAATTTTGGGCAGCTTGCTCCAAGCTTTAAAATGGCTGAGCTTTTTTACACCAAAAATGGTGTTCCCATAAATGAAGACAAAACCTGGGATTTTGGTAACAGGCTGGAGTTGAAAACTGCCGCTCCGGCGGACTCTCACTATATTCAGGATGGTTATGTAACTGCGGGCCTCAACTTTGAACGAGAACCACGGTTTTATGCAAACATGGCTTTTGATGGTTCCCTTTGGTATATGCAGAACGGAACCTTTAAGGTACAGGCAAAGGCAGGCCAACTACAGTCGAGAAAAGCTGCTTTTGGGTATTCAATAACCGGGTATTTTACTAAAAAGTTAGTAAGCTGGAAATACGTTATTCAGGATGGTCAGGCACATTCTACCGAACAGTACCCATGGCCAGTTATAAGATTGGCTGATTTATACCTGATGTATGCAGAATGCTTAAATGAGTGGCAAGGACCTGGTGCCGCTGATATTTTACTTTACCTGGACCGCGTAAGGCTCCGTGCTGGTTTACCGGGGGTAATTGAGTCCTGGACAAACTTTTCTACTGATCCTGCCAAGTATTTAAATAAACAAGGGCTTCGTTCCATTATACATCAGGAAACGCTGATAGAGTTTGCTTTTGAAGGCCACCGTTTTTGGGATCTGCGCCGATGGAAAGAAGCCGCAACAGTGTTAAATACACCACAGTATGGATGGGATATTGAGCAATCGGATGCGGCTTCCTATTATCGTAAAAAATTGCTATTTCAGCAAAAATTTCAGGCGCCAAGGGATTATTTCTGGCCTTTACGGCAGTATGATCTTATTGTAAATCCAAATCTAATTCAAAACCCAGGTTGGTAA
- a CDS encoding DUF5000 domain-containing lipoprotein yields MQKIQILALAGILVFTSCKKDKLGPIENNEAMPQPVSNVSFESMPGAIKLTYDLPSNSDILYVEGDYTNKQGDTKSVKASYYTNNLILEGFADTDEYVVNIRTVSRSEVRSEPKTIKVRALTPPVLSIFQTLAAREDFGGINVTFSNPTAADVAVVICYKDSTGEFVNNETFYTKVRNANFTSRGFESKQTTFGVYLRDRWNNLSDTLQTTVTPIFEKQLDKGLFRQVLLPTDIADGWGLPIPNLWDGKVAPDGVMWHSADGQMPMHITFDLGVLAKLSRFTLWQRSGSYLYNHGNPKRYEIWGSDAPPADGSWNNWTLLASCVSVKPSENSLGDNTAEDIAAAALGEQTNIPLSAPKVRYIRVKILETWSGGIASHISEMTFWGNAQ; encoded by the coding sequence ATGCAGAAGATACAAATATTGGCACTTGCGGGTATACTTGTTTTTACAAGCTGCAAAAAAGATAAGCTCGGACCTATCGAAAATAATGAAGCTATGCCGCAACCGGTATCTAACGTAAGTTTTGAAAGTATGCCCGGTGCGATAAAACTAACATACGATCTTCCTTCTAACTCAGATATATTATATGTTGAAGGAGATTATACTAATAAACAGGGTGACACTAAAAGCGTGAAGGCATCCTATTATACCAACAATTTAATATTAGAGGGCTTTGCAGACACTGACGAATATGTAGTAAATATCCGTACAGTCAGCCGCAGTGAAGTTCGATCTGAACCTAAGACTATTAAAGTTAGGGCATTGACACCTCCTGTCTTATCGATCTTCCAAACGCTTGCGGCCAGAGAAGACTTTGGGGGAATCAATGTTACTTTTTCCAATCCTACAGCAGCTGATGTGGCTGTTGTCATTTGCTATAAAGATTCAACCGGCGAGTTTGTGAATAATGAAACATTTTACACGAAGGTCAGGAATGCAAATTTTACCTCAAGAGGGTTTGAATCAAAACAAACAACGTTTGGAGTTTATTTGAGAGACAGGTGGAATAATTTAAGCGATACACTTCAGACGACAGTTACGCCAATTTTTGAGAAGCAATTGGATAAAGGGTTGTTCAGGCAAGTCTTATTACCAACAGATATCGCGGATGGCTGGGGGTTACCTATTCCTAATCTTTGGGACGGTAAGGTAGCCCCAGATGGCGTAATGTGGCATTCTGCTGACGGACAAATGCCGATGCATATTACATTTGATCTGGGGGTACTTGCTAAATTGAGCCGTTTTACTTTATGGCAGCGCTCCGGTTCCTATTTATACAATCATGGTAATCCCAAAAGATATGAAATCTGGGGGTCAGATGCACCGCCTGCTGATGGCAGTTGGAATAACTGGACGCTTTTAGCTTCATGTGTATCTGTAAAACCCTCTGAAAATTCACTTGGAGATAATACTGCGGAAGATATTGCAGCCGCTGCTTTAGGCGAACAAACCAATATTCCTTTATCGGCGCCTAAAGTTCGGTATATAAGAGTAAAAATACTGGAAACCTGGAGTGGTGGTATTGCTAGTCATATTTCTGAAATGACTTTCTGGGGCAATGCTCAATAA
- a CDS encoding L-rhamnose mutarotase translates to MNFQEYKRFYFALDLKDDPALITEYERWHKKENSWPEVIQSIKDAGIANMEIYRTGNRLIMVIETTENYDHERKAKLDAANPRVQKWEELMWTFQQALPWATNGEKWVEMNRIFQL, encoded by the coding sequence ATGAATTTTCAAGAGTATAAAAGATTTTATTTCGCCCTGGATTTAAAAGATGATCCGGCATTGATAACAGAATACGAACGGTGGCATAAAAAAGAAAACTCCTGGCCCGAGGTTATACAAAGCATAAAAGATGCGGGAATTGCTAATATGGAAATTTACAGGACGGGAAACAGGCTTATTATGGTAATAGAGACTACTGAAAATTATGATCATGAACGAAAGGCAAAATTGGATGCAGCAAATCCCAGGGTACAAAAATGGGAAGAACTAATGTGGACATTCCAACAGGCATTACCATGGGCGACCAATGGGGAGAAATGGGTGGAGATGAACCGGATATTTCAACTCTGA
- a CDS encoding DUF4998 domain-containing protein, giving the protein MLVGANSCTKYDAYNQYMNGKDLVYTGKADSVRTFPGRNRVLMQWLITADPNVKSAHVYWNGGADSVVVPIKRTVGVDTIRTMISNLPEGNLNFQIITFDGNSNHSVKVNHQASVYGNTYEEALLNRLVKRAEKVESDVLISWYAPDQSALATEVTYFSAEGQTEKVLVPPDEMFTTLANYKSGSQFSMRTLYKPEPYSIDTFYSTSQVKSVIADVTSIYLKNPGFSFISSELNPGGRFGNLKDWVTNDAVKNQGGFGGFDNIPGYGTLSLEYWGTPPISNGKIYQTVNLPPGKYTFSATVQNIDFEISSSYLTAAIGNSLPDVAYFQSGLGYAKFTDNSLNGKDIGFSFTINNETEVSLGVISTMNSGTQSLRLKGFKLVFEPL; this is encoded by the coding sequence ATGCTGGTTGGAGCGAATAGCTGCACTAAATATGACGCTTACAATCAGTATATGAACGGAAAAGATTTAGTATATACTGGAAAGGCTGATTCAGTACGTACATTTCCAGGCAGAAATCGTGTGTTAATGCAGTGGTTGATAACCGCAGATCCTAATGTTAAATCAGCACATGTGTACTGGAATGGTGGTGCAGATTCAGTGGTGGTGCCTATAAAGCGTACGGTGGGCGTTGACACAATTCGCACCATGATTTCAAATCTTCCTGAAGGCAATCTTAATTTTCAAATTATAACATTTGACGGGAATAGTAACCATTCTGTAAAAGTAAATCATCAGGCATCAGTTTATGGTAATACCTATGAGGAGGCCCTTTTAAATCGGCTGGTTAAGCGGGCAGAAAAAGTAGAGTCTGACGTGCTCATATCCTGGTACGCACCAGATCAATCTGCCCTGGCAACAGAAGTGACATACTTTTCTGCTGAAGGACAAACAGAAAAAGTGCTGGTACCACCTGATGAAATGTTTACTACTCTTGCTAATTATAAAAGCGGCAGTCAATTCTCAATGCGAACTTTATATAAGCCTGAGCCCTATTCCATTGATACTTTTTATTCAACCAGTCAAGTCAAAAGTGTGATAGCAGATGTTACGTCCATATATTTAAAAAATCCTGGATTTTCTTTTATTTCTTCAGAACTAAATCCTGGAGGGCGGTTTGGCAATCTTAAAGATTGGGTAACAAATGATGCGGTTAAAAATCAGGGAGGTTTTGGTGGATTCGATAATATTCCAGGATATGGCACATTGTCGCTGGAATACTGGGGTACACCTCCGATAAGCAATGGAAAAATTTATCAAACGGTTAACCTTCCACCTGGGAAGTATACTTTTTCTGCAACGGTGCAGAATATTGATTTTGAAATTTCTTCCAGCTATTTAACTGCCGCTATAGGAAACTCGTTGCCTGACGTTGCATATTTCCAATCGGGTTTAGGCTATGCAAAGTTTACCGATAACTCTTTGAACGGAAAGGATATTGGCTTTAGCTTTACAATTAATAACGAAACCGAGGTGTCGTTAGGCGTAATTTCTACTATGAACTCAGGAACTCAAAGTCTGCGCCTAAAAGGTTTTAAGTTAGTATTTGAACCCCTTTAA